DNA sequence from the Pelecanus crispus isolate bPelCri1 chromosome 4, bPelCri1.pri, whole genome shotgun sequence genome:
AGGGAAACACCTTTCATTAAGGCCACTTGAAAATCCATGCCTCAGAAAATGACCGGCTAGAGAGAGCAGGACAAGAGTCCTCCTAAAAAATGGAGGTGTCTATAATGCCCATGCAGAGCCCAGACTTTGGACTATCCTGTAGACAGATGGTCTTCCTTGCATAATATCTGCTCACTTTCAAGTTTATAGCTCCAGTGGCTCTAGGTGCTCTATACATGCTTCAGATCTATTGCCAGTAACAATAATGGGTGTCTCTGCATCCAAAACACTCCCTCCAAAGGAATATCCTTTTCTTCATTCCATTTACATACATACCATTAAtttgcagtgctgctttccAAGCATTTTGTCCCCAACTTCTTGTTTAAGATGGTCTATTTCTGAGAGCGCCTGTGTCAAATGATTTCTGACTTCTTCATATCTTGCTTCAGCAAAGCCAAGTTCTGTGTACCATTTCTGAGCCTAACgggaagaataaaaatgcaaaattactgAGTATAATTAGTCTAGCAGTGGTAGCATATCTCAATATCAGCTTACAACCATGGACTTGAGTCTGATCTCCACATCACAAGTTTTAAATTGTAAATTGATTAAAATAAGTGGAAATACAGAATACACTATAATCTTATTATAAGAAATGAGTAAGACTTTAAAATAAGTCCTACAGAAACATATCTAACTAGACCTATGcagaaaaatagattaatttttaaattgatttctAAATTTGAAGGTACCTTGAGTATTCTGAAGAAAGCTAAACAAAGCAGTGGTGAATGCACTCACAATTTCACAGTTTTCTTTGAAGGCCCTCAGAGCGAATGGAAAGTAAGATTTTATcagctaggggaaaaaaatcttcctgagaaatatcaaaaatgaaaaatgtgaaggaaaaaaccccttccATATATTCACCTTTGTATTTCTTCGAGGATGCATTTTCTCCACTTATACACATCAActgtagttttgaaaaaaaacccacaaaaagcCACTCAGTAGATCAGCTGATTGCTTGACAGCAAACTCCTTCCCTCATGCGAGAGATCATTGCTTCTCCCTTCTGAAAGCAAAGGCTTCACATTCTTTTAAGTAAACTGAGGAAGGTGTTGTAACACAAAACTTCCTTGTAACACACAAAAAGATTAGAAGGGTCCAAGTtagtcagattttaaaaaataaataaaaatcaaatgatCTCTTCATGTTCAAATTACAAAGTCAGAAGTCCTTACCTAACCATCCTTCATTCATCCAAATCTACTGCTTCATTCCAGTTGCCTCACCTGGAATCTGGGAAGCCTTATAAAGCAGCCTTATAAAGACAACCATTTTGTACACCTACCATGTATAATCTTACTGCTCTTTTACATGCTTAACACATGTGTTACTGCCAGTGTTTTTTCCACAGGGCGTCTGAGCAATGCCTGTTAATGCATGAAACGGCCCCATAAATACACACTTGCCATAAAAGCAATACATTCAGCTTAGATAAGCATAGAGTGGAGATTGTTCAGTAAAAAATAGCAATGTGAAAGCTAATGCATTCGGAAAGGCACAACACTGAAAGCTTCCTTGGCTGGTATTAAAACTGCAGATTTACTTTACACAGGTACAGAACTAGCCCTCCAAACAAGTTTCCACATAGGTGGTGTTGGACTTTGTATTTACTACATAGATGTCAAGAGAAGGGGCAGTGTGCATGCTCTGCACCATCACTGGATGTAGTGAGACCCCTTGACAGTGTCACATTTTACACCATTTTGCTTCTCATTCAAAAACTACTTTGAATTCAGGTTTGCCGTAGTCCTCGGTGCTTCTACTGCCTTCTACTCCTCCTCATGCCTAATGAGGGGCAGAGAGCAGCCTGCCCAGAGATGGCCACAGCAGATAGTTTGTTCTGTGTGTCTTTATTAAGCACCCAGCTTCTGTCAAAGTGTGCTGGAGGAACGCAGCTTCACTTGAAGTTCTGGCCAACCACAAATGACTGTGCAATTCAGCACTTAACTGAAAGATCAAAGAGGTGCATTTTGGTTCGGCAGATCAGAGACTTCCCTGTTTTGTAAAAGTCTTAAATCCTGGCAGAAAGAAGAACAGCCATgtaggaaaacaagaaagaaaacaaatttgctCCTCAGAATTACATCAGAGTAGGAGGTCACctctttttttgatttttctaattccttttgctgtatttttagttCCTCTTTTGCCCTTTTGACTTGCTCTTTCATCACACTGTAGCTTTCCAACACGCTGCCCTGGatacagaacagaaagatgTGACCCCTCTCACCCATACAAAATGGAACACAGGTTTTACAGAACAATATAAGGTATTACTAAAAACATTCACATAAAATCAACATATTAGAGATAAATCTTTCCCTGTTGACTATTCTCAACTGAAGTAATAATTCTGCTTTTACAAGAACATAGTAATCTCCATAGAAATTTACTGTGGTGTAAGATTCATGattagagaggaaaaacatgGATGAGAAATCCAGCATAAGTAAAGATCCTGTATTTAGGCATATGAttcataaaaatcaaaacagtaaaaaaagtagATTCTATCAGAACAAAAGTTAGTAAGTGAACATGTGCATACATTTCAATGACATGATTGTTTCACAACCGTGAATACTTCACTGTTACAACAGAAGTTTGTGGAAATCAATTTGCTCTACCAGAAGCTTTTACTCTTGCAAGAcgataaataattttaaaaatgcctgaACAATGCACTCTTTTAAGTATTAttttgtcctgatttcagctgggatagagttaattttcttcctagtagcaggcatagtgctgtgttttggatttaggatgagaataatgttgataacacactgatgttttagttgttgccaagtactgcttatgctagtcaaggacttgtcagcttcccatgctctgccaggtgcacaagaagctgggagggggcacagccaggacagctgacccaaactggccaaagggctattccataccatatggcatcgtgctcagtatagaaactggggggggttggccgggggggggcagcgatcactgcccagggactggctgggcgttggtcagcaggtggtgagcaattgcatcgcgcatcacttgctttgtatattattattactattattattatattgttattattattactactactactattactattttacttgattttatttcaattattaaactgttcttatctcaacccaggagtgtttctcactcttactcttccaattctctcccccatcccatcagggtaggggcagtgagtgagctgctgtgtggtgcttagttgctggctggggttaaaccatgacatatttttaactttgtgtCTTGCTGTACCACTTTAAAATTCTCTAATACaacattcagaagaaaactcTCTGGTATTTTGCCTTCTATTTCAAAGTTAACTTTAGCACCTCAGATCTCCAGCACATGGGAGGTTACAACATTTTCTATATTACAAAGTTAATTTAGCTTTGTCCTCCAAATGACATTTATATCTCCCCCTTTCTTTAGCAGATCCTGCTTGATAACATTCCTCATTGTTATTATTTACCTCTTTTCCAGGGAAACAGTTTGAGGGGTCTATAACCAGAACTCCTTCTTCTTCAGTCTGAGTTACACTACATGCTGTTTCAACTTTCTTTGGCTTAAGACCACGTTGTtgactttcttcttttacttttactatcttttcctttgttcctaAACTTTTATCTTTTCTCAGCTCTTCATAGGTGACACCCAAAGAAGACATTAATTCTTTCaatttgctgttttctaaaataaagtttgcatttgctttctgaaattcaTCAAGCTGTTCTGAAGTTTCTTTCTTGATTCTgtctatttctcttttcagtacACATTTCTCCTCCTGCAATTCAGAAATAGTTTGATAACAGCTGGTGTTGCACTCTTGAAGTTCTGAAACCAAGGTCCTGTATTTATCTTGTTCACACTTTACCTCTGCCAAACATCCCaataaagtttctttttcactttctaaaAGAGATATTCTTTGcaaattttcctctctctcttgttttaATTCATTATATTTTGCTCCATAGTTCTCCTTGTCTTGTAACAATTTAGCTATTTCTTTGAAgcatctgcttctttcttctttcaggtcagaaagcagctggaaatatctcatttttcttccatccaGGGATAAAACACTCCTGGGAAGTTTATTTGATGTAATTGTCAATGAGCCTTTTTCAGAAAtcctatttttctcttcaacACATAAGAGGTTCTTAGAGAAGGTTTCAACAAAAATTGTTCCTGGGATCATGGTGTTTTCTTCTGATAAGTCATTATAACATCCACCAGCAACTTCTTTCTCATTAAGTAAGTTTTGGAATGAAACAGTGTTATCTTCATCTACTGGTAAAATGTATTGAAAATATGCATCCATCTCCTCTTCCAGTGCATACATCATCTGAGCATATCTCTCATTCCCCTGTTGTAATATACAGACTTTTTTTGAGTAATTTTCATTCTCTTGCATCAGTAGAAATATCCTCTGAGAACACACAGCCACCACTTTTCCCAGTGCATATATTTTCACATTATGTTCATTATCAGCTTCCAGTGGTGACAGATGGCAGAAACACTCATAAAAGTTGCTCCCTGGCAGGAACAGTTTGCTTAAGCACACAGCCCTCTCCTGCATAGGAGACAATGTGTTTAGCAGAAACCTCTCTTCCTCTGACCAAAAAAATTTCTGAGAGGATGCATATTGCATGTTTTCAGCAGCTAGTTTTTGACATGAGAAATTCTCATTTGGTTCACATAGTTTCAGGGtctggtctttcttttctttcaggccAATATTGCTGGAAGGGTTTGTTTGGTGAGTTGGTTTCTGAGgttgctttcctttctcctccaatTTGATCATGTCTTCTCCTTTATAGAACCTATTGACATCAGAGATGCAGATTTCTGAGAGGTTTCCTTGTTTCTCCATTAGTTCAGGACTCccttcaaaatgtttctttaagtCTTTAAAATCAACAGATAAATTTTGGACTTCCTGTGGGCTACCAAGGCTGTCTTTGGCTTCCATTCCTTGTTTCCCAGGCCAGAtcaattcagttttaaataaaacttttgaaCTTTCCTCAGGAATACAGGTCACCTGTTGTGGTTGGGCTTTctcattctgtatttcttctcctttagcTCTACCTCTAAAGACCTTTTTATGATACTTTCCATCATCAATAACTTTACTCAGATACTTATTTTCACTTACGCTTTTTGGCAGAATTCGCTTGTTTCCCCAATGATTTTCCACATTGCATTTTTCTAGAGACAGTATGAAAATTTCAGTCATAGTGCAAGGCATCTTTCCACGAAGAAGTGCTGAAGCTTTGTCAGAAAATTCTCCTTCTGCAACAAGGCAGAGGCCATCAGACCAAGGAGTAGTATTTACCTCACAGAAATCCAAACTCCTCACTTTCTTCACAGTGGTGACAGCTGATATGTAGTAGCTTTCAGGTTCTACCCAGGTAAGCTGGGGCTTCTTCCTCATCAAAGTTTCAACCACAGAAATGGGGAATGTGTTTGCTGGGATATTGATAGCTTGTTCTTTCAAGATATAAAAGTGTTCTTCATCTTCGATTTCCTtacttgcttcatttttagTTAACTTCTCAAAGCAAGAGGAAAGCGGTCTTGCTGCACAATAACTCGGGGTACATCTGAACAAAGTGAAACTATCTGCTAGAGTACCTGCCGTCTTTTTTCCAAGAGTGACCTGGTAAtagcaaaagagaaatgttttaaactgaaaaatataagCTAAGATATATCATTCTCTGTTGGTAATCATAATACATTTTTCACTTCATCCATAAAATACTTGATTACagacagatgagaaaaaaacatttccatctaaaatgttttcaaattatttaaaatttgcaaTGAgagtaatgataaaaataaggTATAAATAAGTCAATCATTTTCTTAGTGTACACCTGTATTCATCCTGAATAACATCTTTCGTAGCTATGATTTAAAGCTACTTTTATACTCATCTTTAAATACACGAACTCTTCATTTTATCTCAAAATTCACAGACTCACTGAACACAAAGATAGCAAGAATAGCAGTAACTTTTCTTCTCACCTGCTCAATCTCAGCTAGACCAGCAACTTCTGTAAAGGCACTGGAATTGTGTTCCAAAACTGGTAGACGTTCTTCTGGCAGCTCCTCCATCTGCTTTAGCCCATCACAGCTACgtcctgctgtttctgttaTGGTAAAGCACTCAAGAAGTGTAATGCCACTCCCAGATAGTTACATGAAAAACACACCCAAAAACATCTGACCAGATGTTTTGAAGAGACATGTATTTTAGTGAGAGTATGATCAAAAGTTCCTTCTCTACCAGAAGCATACATCATCAATGATGTAGACATAAGCATGAcattaaacaagaaaacaaacttcaCAAGAAAACATAAATACTAAGCTCTAAAATAAGGCATATTCAGGGTCACCCCCAGTTCtcaaagcctttaaaaatggaaaatatatctCATTACAATGGGTAGATGAAAACTTATGGGTTAAAATTATTCAGTGCAGGTCTGCATTTGCATACATGAAATTTGCTAtaaaatttccattaatttaTGTTGGAAGAATTTACCTGATACAGTTTGCCAAGACCAGAGCTTTCACGTTGTTTGGTCTAAAAAGCAAATCTGGCTGCTGCACAGCATTCCCAAACACTATACATCAACCAGGACATGGGAAGTATCCCCCAATTCCTCATCTCTGTAGTTTCCTGAAAGTGCTAGGATTTCTTGAGAAAGCTCATATCTAAATGCTAGTATCATACTGGCAAATAGTTATTGCTTCACCTTCCCAAGATACACTTTCCAGATTAGGAGGTTTTTAGAAAGTCTTCTACCTTTTAAGTCATGCACACCACATGAATGAAATCATCTTCACTTTt
Encoded proteins:
- the JAKMIP1 gene encoding janus kinase and microtubule-interacting protein 1 isoform X4, which produces MKSDSVLRNRMKELELSHKTLLVMIDQLNVKLHQVENANVRVRGKLRDIREDLINLNGDLIQDDIQNLKWGAVLDSLRSRATQTPVVQLHAKESETAGRSCDGLKQMEELPEERLPVLEHNSSAFTEVAGLAEIEQVTLGKKTAGTLADSFTLFRCTPSYCAARPLSSCFEKLTKNEASKEIEDEEHFYILKEQAINIPANTFPISVVETLMRKKPQLTWVEPESYYISAVTTVKKVRSLDFCEVNTTPWSDGLCLVAEGEFSDKASALLRGKMPCTMTEIFILSLEKCNVENHWGNKRILPKSVSENKYLSKVIDDGKYHKKVFRGRAKGEEIQNEKAQPQQVTCIPEESSKVLFKTELIWPGKQGMEAKDSLGSPQEVQNLSVDFKDLKKHFEGSPELMEKQGNLSEICISDVNRFYKGEDMIKLEEKGKQPQKPTHQTNPSSNIGLKEKKDQTLKLCEPNENFSCQKLAAENMQYASSQKFFWSEEERFLLNTLSPMQERAVCLSKLFLPGSNFYECFCHLSPLEADNEHNVKIYALGKVVAVCSQRIFLLMQENENYSKKVCILQQGNERYAQMMYALEEEMDAYFQYILPVDEDNTVSFQNLLNEKEVAGGCYNDLSEENTMIPGTIFVETFSKNLLCVEEKNRISEKGSLTITSNKLPRSVLSLDGRKMRYFQLLSDLKEERSRCFKEIAKLLQDKENYGAKYNELKQEREENLQRISLLESEKETLLGCLAEVKCEQDKYRTLVSELQECNTSCYQTISELQEEKCVLKREIDRIKKETSEQLDEFQKANANFILENSKLKELMSSLGVTYEELRKDKSLGTKEKIVKVKEESQQRGLKPKKVETACSVTQTEEEGVLVIDPSNCFPGKEGSVLESYSVMKEQVKRAKEELKIQQKELEKSKKEAQKWYTELGFAEARYEEVRNHLTQALSEIDHLKQEVGDKMLGKQHCKLMPVYTVKDGQETEENKIASKRLQQQVLTLKAQLRDQAALQNQFHDLQNEVELLQAQLCEKEKEFQKRKSEAKLMLAPLKAKLACLTRKCQERNSFITRMVSEFQRRGIINSAFDEEVKNLVNDMALAEYTVAFTAMGDQEMLPSSTDISQADGQPQDHETYVKVNGITESIPANSQQEVDSTHSSCITPNVYAGCPINLTSPERIIALHQELRHNHHKKCQIPSVASSNSNLKADCNLPVIHEEAPCPLLSRMKDALVPPERSAFWATKGRDRLAKCDDVFCGRIGNQHAGAIPQGMKQKNAIMNKAWLSREKTDGSTSATTAKSYLSGMLSASNKGRNPVGRNQLHRKE
- the JAKMIP1 gene encoding janus kinase and microtubule-interacting protein 1 isoform X3, producing the protein MKSDSVLRNRMKELELSHKTLLVMIDQLNVKLHQVENANVRVRGKLRDIREDLINLVEDQEKSEKKQKEKLHWLQEQLRAKEDEIKRQSGYFERYKQRQRQQTALLRERECYLRGEVSRLEKQVVDLSAHIALLTSKLEEGMVQYLQQKLELAFSGTQGYKHSDVEVMELKTCIENVEHDMKSHLETFQQNLKFLREKEEDYRREQANLLTELQCSQDTEDFLRRKWEESCHHVCSLKLSEIKLQEKMEELLDENRALKDQGRVKLKKKKEKDSQLTRLENGDNRVDLNGDLIQDDIQNLKWGAVLDSLRSRATQTPVVQLHAKESETAGRSCDGLKQMEELPEERLPVLEHNSSAFTEVAGLAEIEQVTLGKKTAGTLADSFTLFRCTPSYCAARPLSSCFEKLTKNEASKEIEDEEHFYILKEQAINIPANTFPISVVETLMRKKPQLTWVEPESYYISAVTTVKKVRSLDFCEVNTTPWSDGLCLVAEGEFSDKASALLRGKMPCTMTEIFILSLEKCNVENHWGNKRILPKSVSENKYLSKVIDDGKYHKKVFRGRAKGEEIQNEKAQPQQVTCIPEESSKVLFKTELIWPGKQGMEAKDSLGSPQEVQNLSVDFKDLKKHFEGSPELMEKQGNLSEICISDVNRFYKGEDMIKLEEKGKQPQKPTHQTNPSSNIGLKEKKDQTLKLCEPNENFSCQKLAAENMQYASSQKFFWSEEERFLLNTLSPMQERAVCLSKLFLPGSNFYECFCHLSPLEADNEHNVKIYALGKVVAVCSQRIFLLMQENENYSKKVCILQQGNERYAQMMYALEEEMDAYFQYILPVDEDNTVSFQNLLNEKEVAGGCYNDLSEENTMIPGTIFVETFSKNLLCVEEKNRISEKGSLTITSNKLPRSVLSLDGRKMRYFQLLSDLKEERSRCFKEIAKLLQDKENYGAKYNELKQEREENLQRISLLESEKETLLGCLAEVKCEQDKYRTLVSELQECNTSCYQTISELQEEKCVLKREIDRIKKETSEQLDEFQKANANFILENSKLKELMSSLGVTYEELRKDKSLGTKEKIVKVKEESQQRGLKPKKVETACSVTQTEEEGVLVIDPSNCFPGKEGSVLESYSVMKEQVKRAKEELKIQQKELEKSKKEAQKWYTELGFAEARYEEVRNHLTQALSEIDHLKQEVGDKMLGKQHCKLMMLPSSTDISQADGQPQDHETYVKVNGITESIPANSQQEVDSTHSSCITPNVYAGCPINLTSPERIIALHQELRHNHHKKCQIPSVASSNSNLKADCNLPVIHEEAPCPLLSRMKDALVPPERSAFWATKGRDRLAKCDDVFCGRIGNQHAGAIPQGMKQKNAIMNKAWLSREKTDGSTSATTAKSYLSGMLSASNKGRNPVGRNQLHRKE
- the JAKMIP1 gene encoding janus kinase and microtubule-interacting protein 1 isoform X2; protein product: MKSDSVLRNRMKELELSHKTLLVMIDQLNVKLHQVENANVRVRGKLRDIREDLINLVEDQEKSEKKQKEKLHWLQEQLRAKEDEIKRQSGYFERYKQRQRQQTALLRERECYLRGEVSRLEKQVVDLSAHIALLTSKLEEGMVQYLQQKLELAFSGTQGYKHSDVEVMELKTCIENVEHDMKSHLETFQQNLKFLREKEEDYRREQANLLTELQCSQDTEDFLRRKWEESCHHVCSLKLSEIKLQEKMEELLDENRALKDQGRVKLKKKKEKDSQLTRLENGDNRVDLNGDLIQDDIQNLKWGAVLDSLRSRATQTPVVQLHAKESETAGRSCDGLKQMEELPEERLPVLEHNSSAFTEVAGLAEIEQVTLGKKTAGTLADSFTLFRCTPSYCAARPLSSCFEKLTKNEASKEIEDEEHFYILKEQAINIPANTFPISVVETLMRKKPQLTWVEPESYYISAVTTVKKVRSLDFCEVNTTPWSDGLCLVAEGEFSDKASALLRGKMPCTMTEIFILSLEKCNVENHWGNKRILPKSVSENKYLSKVIDDGKYHKKVFRGRAKGEEIQNEKAQPQQVTCIPEESSKVLFKTELIWPGKQGMEAKDSLGSPQEVQNLSVDFKDLKKHFEGSPELMEKQGNLSEICISDVNRFYKGEDMIKLEEKGKQPQKPTHQTNPSSNIGLKEKKDQTLKLCEPNENFSCQKLAAENMQYASSQKFFWSEEERFLLNTLSPMQERAVCLSKLFLPGSNFYECFCHLSPLEADNEHNVKIYALGKVVAVCSQRIFLLMQENENYSKKVCILQQGNERYAQMMYALEEEMDAYFQYILPVDEDNTVSFQNLLNEKEVAGGCYNDLSEENTMIPGTIFVETFSKNLLCVEEKNRISEKGSLTITSNKLPRSVLSLDGRKMRYFQLLSDLKEERSRCFKEIAKLLQDKENYGAKYNELKQEREENLQRISLLESEKETLLGCLAEVKCEQDKYRTLVSELQECNTSCYQTISELQEEKCVLKREIDRIKKETSEQLDEFQKANANFILENSKLKELMSSLGVTYEELRKDKSLGTKEKIVKVKEESQQRGLKPKKVETACSVTQTEEEGVLVIDPSNCFPGKEGSVLESYSVMKEQVKRAKEELKIQQKELEKSKKEAQKWYTELGFAEARYEEVRNHLTQALSEIDHLKQEVGDKMLGKQHCKLMEKEFQKRKSEAKLMLAPLKAKLACLTRKCQERNSFITRMVSEFQRRGIINSAFDEEVKNLVNDMALAEYTVAFTAMGDQEMLPSSTDISQADGQPQDHETYVKVNGITESIPANSQQEVDSTHSSCITPNVYAGCPINLTSPERIIALHQELRHNHHKKCQIPSVASSNSNLKADCNLPVIHEEAPCPLLSRMKDALVPPERSAFWATKGRDRLAKCDDVFCGRIGNQHAGAIPQGMKQKNAIMNKAWLSREKTDGSTSATTAKSYLSGMLSASNKGRNPVGRNQLHRKE
- the JAKMIP1 gene encoding janus kinase and microtubule-interacting protein 1 isoform X1, encoding MKSDSVLRNRMKELELSHKTLLVMIDQLNVKLHQVENANVRVRGKLRDIREDLINLVEDQEKSEKKQKEKLHWLQEQLRAKEDEIKRQSGYFERYKQRQRQQTALLRERECYLRGEVSRLEKQVVDLSAHIALLTSKLEEGMVQYLQQKLELAFSGTQGYKHSDVEVMELKTCIENVEHDMKSHLETFQQNLKFLREKEEDYRREQANLLTELQCSQDTEDFLRRKWEESCHHVCSLKLSEIKLQEKMEELLDENRALKDQGRVKLKKKKEKDSQLTRLENGDNRVDLNGDLIQDDIQNLKWGAVLDSLRSRATQTPVVQLHAKESETAGRSCDGLKQMEELPEERLPVLEHNSSAFTEVAGLAEIEQVTLGKKTAGTLADSFTLFRCTPSYCAARPLSSCFEKLTKNEASKEIEDEEHFYILKEQAINIPANTFPISVVETLMRKKPQLTWVEPESYYISAVTTVKKVRSLDFCEVNTTPWSDGLCLVAEGEFSDKASALLRGKMPCTMTEIFILSLEKCNVENHWGNKRILPKSVSENKYLSKVIDDGKYHKKVFRGRAKGEEIQNEKAQPQQVTCIPEESSKVLFKTELIWPGKQGMEAKDSLGSPQEVQNLSVDFKDLKKHFEGSPELMEKQGNLSEICISDVNRFYKGEDMIKLEEKGKQPQKPTHQTNPSSNIGLKEKKDQTLKLCEPNENFSCQKLAAENMQYASSQKFFWSEEERFLLNTLSPMQERAVCLSKLFLPGSNFYECFCHLSPLEADNEHNVKIYALGKVVAVCSQRIFLLMQENENYSKKVCILQQGNERYAQMMYALEEEMDAYFQYILPVDEDNTVSFQNLLNEKEVAGGCYNDLSEENTMIPGTIFVETFSKNLLCVEEKNRISEKGSLTITSNKLPRSVLSLDGRKMRYFQLLSDLKEERSRCFKEIAKLLQDKENYGAKYNELKQEREENLQRISLLESEKETLLGCLAEVKCEQDKYRTLVSELQECNTSCYQTISELQEEKCVLKREIDRIKKETSEQLDEFQKANANFILENSKLKELMSSLGVTYEELRKDKSLGTKEKIVKVKEESQQRGLKPKKVETACSVTQTEEEGVLVIDPSNCFPGKEGSVLESYSVMKEQVKRAKEELKIQQKELEKSKKEAQKWYTELGFAEARYEEVRNHLTQALSEIDHLKQEVGDKMLGKQHCKLMPVYTVKDGQETEENKIASKRLQQQVLTLKAQLRDQAALQNQFHDLQNEVELLQAQLCEKEKEFQKRKSEAKLMLAPLKAKLACLTRKCQERNSFITRMVSEFQRRGIINSAFDEEVKNLVNDMALAEYTVAFTAMGDQEMLPSSTDISQADGQPQDHETYVKVNGITESIPANSQQEVDSTHSSCITPNVYAGCPINLTSPERIIALHQELRHNHHKKCQIPSVASSNSNLKADCNLPVIHEEAPCPLLSRMKDALVPPERSAFWATKGRDRLAKCDDVFCGRIGNQHAGAIPQGMKQKNAIMNKAWLSREKTDGSTSATTAKSYLSGMLSASNKGRNPVGRNQLHRKE
- the JAKMIP1 gene encoding janus kinase and microtubule-interacting protein 1 isoform X5, giving the protein MKSDSVLRNRMKELELSHKTLLVMIDQLNVKLHQVENANVRVRGKLRDIREDLINLVEDQEKSEKKQKEKLHWLQEQLRAKEDEIKRQSGYFERYKQRQRQQTALLRERECYLRGEVSRLEKQVVDLSAHIALLTSKLEEGMVQYLQQKLELAFSGTQGYKHSDVEVMELKTCIENVEHDMKSHLETFQQNLKFLREKEEDYRREQANLLTELQCSQDTEDFLRRKWEESCHHVCSLKLSEIKLQEKMEELLDENRALKDQGRVKLKKKKEKDSQLTRLENGDNRVDLNGDLIQDDIQNLKWGAVLDSLRSRATQTPVVQLHAKESETAGRSCDGLKQMEELPEERLPVLEHNSSAFTEVAGLAEIEQVTLGKKTAGTLADSFTLFRCTPSYCAARPLSSCFEKLTKNEASKEIEDEEHFYILKEQAINIPANTFPISVVETLMRKKPQLTWVEPESYYISAVTTVKKVRSLDFCEVNTTPWSDGLCLVAEGEFSDKASALLRGKMPCTMTEIFILSLEKCNVENHWGNKRILPKSVSENKYLSKVIDDGKYHKKVFRGRAKGEEIQNEKAQPQQVTCIPEESSKVLFKTELIWPGKQGMEAKDSLGSPQEVQNLSVDFKDLKKHFEGSPELMEKQGNLSEICISDVNRFYKGEDMIKLEEKGKQPQKPTHQTNPSSNIGLKEKKDQTLKLCEPNENFSCQKLAAENMQYASSQKFFWSEEERFLLNTLSPMQERAVCLSKLFLPGSNFYECFCHLSPLEADNEHNVKIYALGKVVAVCSQRIFLLMQENENYSKKVCILQQGNERYAQMMYALEEEMDAYFQYILPVDEDNTVSFQNLLNEKEVAGGCYNDLSEENTMIPGTIFVETFSKNLLCVEEKNRISEKGSLTITSNKLPRSVLSLDGRKMRYFQLLSDLKEERSRCFKEIAKLLQDKENYGAKYNELKQEREENLQRISLLESEKETLLGCLAEVKCEQDKYRTLVSELQECNTSCYQTISELQEEKCVLKREIDRIKKETSEQLDEFQKANANFILENSKLKELMSSLGVTYEELRKDKSLGTKEKIVKVKEESQQRGLKPKKVETACSVTQTEEEGVLVIDPSNCFPGKEGSVLESYSVMKEQVKRAKEELKIQQKELEKSKKELSAELHSHLWLARTSSEAAFLQHTLTEAGCLIKTHRTNYLLWPSLGRLLSAPH